A window from Garra rufa chromosome 14, GarRuf1.0, whole genome shotgun sequence encodes these proteins:
- the prss59 gene encoding thymus-specific serine protease, translating to MALGCNGFQKYFAGLVIVLACVLFAPCDARYRRSHRYGAQLEPDVEEQWFIQRLDHFNGADTRVWKQRYFVNDTFYRPGGPVFLMIGGEGPANPAWMQYGTWLLYAQKLGALCLLLEHRFYGKSHPTEDLSTENLHFLSSRQALADLAHFRTVTAASRGLTNSKWIAFGGSYPGSLAAWFRLKYPQLVHASVATSAPVYATVNFPEYLEVVWRSLAAENPECPLLVKKASDMLVERLSDPKTYDNITKDFRLCSKPQIQSEMDSAYLLESLAGNFMDVVQYNEDNRAFEGVVGTNITIKVSCSVMLDSSLGEPYDRYAAVVRLMQSTFSQPCLNIQYKSYIQDMSNTSWSGPEAGGGRQWVYQTCTEFGFYQSTDSPNQPFSGFPLPYFLQQCADIYNLSTSLDYAIQQTNEEYGGYDIKSTRIVFPNGSIDPWHALGVTQDITSDLLAVFIKGTAHCANMYPARAEDLPQLSLARDRIFILLQKWLAE from the exons ATGGCTTTAGGTTGTAATGGGTTTCAGAAATATTTTGCTGGTCTAGTAATAGTTTTGGCGTGTGTTTTATTCGCACCATGTGATGCTCGCTACAGGAGATCCCACAGATATGGAGCTCAGCTGGAGCCTGATGTGGAGGAGCAGTGGTTCATCCAGAGACTCGATCACTTCAACGGGGCCGATACTCGAGTCTGGAAACAG AGGTATTTTGTGAATGACACCTTCTATAGACCCGGTGGTCCGGTCTTCCTGATGATCGGAGGAGAAGGTCCAGCAAACCCTGCCTGGATGCAGTACGGAACCTGGCTGCTTTATGCACAGAAACTGGGCGCCTTGTGCTTGTTACTGGAACACAGATTCTACGGGAAGAGTCACCCAACAGA GGACCTGAGCACTGAGAACCTACATTTCCTCAGCAGTCGTCAGGCGTTGGCCGATCTTGCTCACTTCCGTACAGTTACTGCAGCGTCTCGAGGCCTGACAAATAGCAAGTGGATTGCATTTGGAGGCTCCTACCCAGGATCCCTTGCTGCCTGGTTCCGTCTGAAGTACCCACAGCTGGTGCACGCCTCTGTAGCGACCAGCGCACCTGTTTACGCCACAGTCAACTTCCCAG AATACTTAGAGGTTGTGTGGCGATCGCTTGCGGCAGAAAACCCAGAGTGCCCTCTGTTGGTGAAGAAAGCATCGGACATGTTGGTTGAGCGACTGAGTGACCCGAAAACTTATGACAACATCACAAAGGACTTCAG GTTGTGCTCTAAACCCCAGATCCAGTCCGAGATGGATTCAGCATATCTATTGGAGTCCTTGGCTGGGAATTTTATGGATGTAGTGCAATACAACGAGGACAACCGGGCATTTGAG ggcgtTGTGGGAACCAACATCACCATAAAGGTGTCGTGCAGCGTGATGCTGGACTCTTCGTTAGGCGAGCCGTACGATCGATACGCCGCTGTGGTTCGACTGATGCAGAGTACGTTCTCTCAGCCGTGCTTAAACATCCAGTACAAGAGCTACATCCAGGACATGAGCAACACCAGCTGGAGTGGCCCTGAGGCTGGAGGag GGCGGCAGTGGGTATATCAGACCTGCACTGAATTTGGTTTTTATCAGAGCACCGATTCGCCAAACCAGCCCTTTAGTGGATTTCCCTTACC CTATTTCCTGCAGCAGTGCGCTGACATATATAATCTCAGCACCTCGTTGGACTATGCTATTCAGCAAACCAACGAGGAATACGGAGGATATGACATCAAAAGCACTCGCATTGTCTTCCCCAACGGTTCTATTGACCCCTGGCACGCCCTCGGAGTGACCCAAGACATCACAAGCGACCTTCTGGCCGTCTTCATCAAAG GTACGGCTCACTGCGCTAACATGTATCCGGCCCGAGCGGAAGACCTTCCCCAGCTTAGTTTAGCACGGGACCGCATCTTCATCCTCCTCCAGAAGTGGCTGGCAGAGTGA